The window GTCGAGGAACGTGTTCGACGCGCCAGTCTCGTAGATATCGGAGAAGGCGGTGTCCAGCCCTCGAAAGATTCGTAGCGACCCCCAGAGGAGAAATCCCACACCCAGCGCCGACACGGACGCGTCGGCTTCGGTCAGCCCCTGCTGGATGATGCCGCTGGCCTGTGCGGTCAGGACAGCTTCCATGATACCGACGACGGAGGCCCGTAGCGGGGCGTTTTCCGTCCGCTGGACGAACGTCAACACAAGCAGTAACAGCGGGAGAATCGACAGGAACGCGTGGTAGGCTATCGAGCCAGCCATGAACGTGAGCCGTTCCGCCCGGATTTCGTGAACGAGAGCCCGCAGAACCTCCTCCGTGCGAGCGCGACTGAAACGCATACGGAGCGTTCAACGCCGGGACTCATATAGACGACCCCGTTGTGGACACCCCTGACATCGTCTGCGAGGCGGGCGTCGGCCCAACTGCTGAGAGTTGCGGGTCGCCACCACGGACCCGGCGACACGGTCTGTCAGCCCGAGTGAGCATAGTAGTTCCCGAGCGTGGAGAACCCGTCTGGTCGCGACGACAACTCCAGGGAGCGCTCCAGGAAACCGCTACTGATAGAGTACCTCCCGGGTCGTCGTTGCCAGCGACGCGTAGAACGCGTCGCGTGACTCTGTCTCGACTTGCTCGAGGAACTCCTCGGCCCAGACAGCGAGGTGCTCCTCGAAGAACTGGTCAAGCTGTTCGTCGAGGCCTTCTTCTGCGAGGTAGGCGGCGAACTCCAGTTCCGTGGCGATGTGGTCCGGGAGGTCCGAATGGGCAGCCGCGGGCTGGACGCCGAACTCTCGGTACCAGCGCACGACAGCCGTCGTGGCTGGGCCCTTGACTGGCCCAAGCGCATCCGGGTCGTCGCCGTCGCGATAGACGCTCTCGTAGGGCGGACACGGTGGTCCCGCCGGACCGATGAACAGTCGGGTGTACTCGGTCCTGAGGCGATCCCGGCCGACCGAGCCGATGTCGCCGACCACCGGGGCCAGCTCGCCGGCCTCGATAGCCTCGACCAGCTGCTCGGTCGGTTCCCGCCAGCATTCGGCGAGGACGGCATAGGTCGCTGCGGCGTCCGACCGAAACCCGTCACTCTCGGTGTCGCGCTCGGATGCTTGCTCACGCACGGTAGAGGTGTCAGTCTGTCCAGTCATTGTCGTTCCTGGGTCCCGCCGTCAGTCGCGTACTGTCCGTCGACTCGCTGAATCGGGACGTATTTCAGGCCGAGCGTGACGATGAGCGCACCGAAGGCGACGATACCGAGGGTGACAACCACCTCGACCAGCGTCGGGGTGTAGGCCCCCGCAGTCGCCCAGATATCGGTCGTGACGCCGGCATACTCGCCACCGACCGAGATGCCCGGTGGGAGGTCGATGTTAGCGACTTC of the Haloarcula rubripromontorii genome contains:
- a CDS encoding TorD/DmsD family molecular chaperone, producing the protein MTGQTDTSTVREQASERDTESDGFRSDAAATYAVLAECWREPTEQLVEAIEAGELAPVVGDIGSVGRDRLRTEYTRLFIGPAGPPCPPYESVYRDGDDPDALGPVKGPATTAVVRWYREFGVQPAAAHSDLPDHIATELEFAAYLAEEGLDEQLDQFFEEHLAVWAEEFLEQVETESRDAFYASLATTTREVLYQ